The Sphaerisporangium siamense genome includes the window ATGGCGCCGAAGGTGTCGCCGTGGTAGCCGCCCCGGACGGTGAGCAGGCGGCTCCTGCCCGTGGCCTGGATGGCCATCTTTATCGCGACCTCGACCGCCACCGAGCCGGAGTCGGCGAGGAAGACGCGCTCCATGCCGGTCATGGCGGCCAGGCGGCGCGCGACCCGCACGGCCGGCTCGTGGGTGAGGCCGCCGAACATGACGTGGGCCATGGTCGCGACCTGGTCGCGGACGGCGGCGTTCAGGCGCGGGTGGTTGTGGCCGTGAATGGCCGCCCACCAGGACGACATGCCGTCGATCACCTCACGGCCGTCCGACAGCCGCAGCCGCACCCCCTCGGCCCCGGCCACCGGATGGGCGGGCGTGGCCGGGGAGGCGGGGGCGTAGGGATGCCACAGGTGCCTGCGGTCGAGCTCACGTATCGTTTCGGCGTCCACGCGGGAAACCATAGCCGGGGAGGCCGAGGCCGTTCCCGGCCTCGCCCGCGCCTGTGGAAAACCGCCGGCCCGGCGCGGTGTCAGCCGGTCAGTCCCTGCTCGCGCGCCCATTCCAGCAGGGCCTCGCGGGCGGCGTCCTTGCCGAGCACGCCCTTGTCCAGCCGCAGGTCCAGCAGGAACTTCCACGCCTTGCCGACGACGGGGCCGGGACCGATGCCGAGAGCCTCCTGGATCTCGTTGCCGTCGAGCTCCGGCCGCATCTTGGCCAGTTCCTCCTCGTCGGCGAGCCGGGCGATGCGCCGCTCCAGCTCGTCGTAGGTGCGCGAGAGGGCCTGGGCCTTGCGCCGGTTCCTGGTGGTGCAGTCGGCGCGGGTCAGCTTGTGCAGGCGGTCGAGCAGGTGGCCGCCGTCGCGGACGTACCGGCGCACGGCCGAGTCGGTCCACTCGCCGGTGCCGTAGCCGTGGAAGCGCAGGTGCAGCTCGACGAGGCGGGCGACGTCGGCCACGACGTCCTTGGGGAAGCGCAGCTCGGTCAGCCGCTTCTTGGCCATCTGGGCCCCCACCACCTCGTGGTGGTGGAAGGAGACCCGGCCCGCCTCCTCGTAGCGGCGCGTCTTGGGCTTGCCGATGTCGTGCAGGAGCGCCGCCCAGCGCAGCACGCGGTCGGGTCCGGCGGCCTCCTGGGCGATGGCCTGCTCAAGGACGATCAGCGAGTGCTCGTAGACGTCCTTGTGCCGGTGGTGCTCGTCGATCTCCAGCCGGAGCTTGGGCAGCTCGGGCAGAACGTGAGCGGCGAGGCCGGTGTCGACGAGCAGGCCGAGGCCCTCGCGCGGCCCGGCGCCGCAGATCAGCTTGTCCAGCTCGTCGCGGATGCGTTCCGCGGAGACGATCTCGATGCGCCCCGCCATCGCCGTCATGGCGGCGACCGCGGCGGGGTCGACGGTGAAGCCGAGCTGGGAGGCGAAGCGCGCCGCGCGGAGCATGCGCAGAGGATCGTCGTCGAACGACTGCTCGGGGGTGCCGGGCGTGCGCAGCACCTTGGCCCCGAGGTCGGCCAGGCCGCCGTGCGGGTCGACGAACTCGTGGCCGGGGAGGCGCACGGCCATCGCGTTGACGGCGAAGTCGCGGCGCGCGAGGTCGGATTCCAGGGTGTCCCCGTAGGCGACCTCGGGCTTCCTGGACTTGGCGTCGTACGCCTCGCTGCGGTAGGTGGTGATCTCCAGCAGCCAGCCGCCCTTGCGCACGCCGACGGTGCCGAAGTCGATGCCGATGGTCCAGATCGAGTCGGCCCAGTCGCCGACGATCTCCAGCACTCTCTCGGGACGCGCGTCGGTGGTCAGGTCGAGGTCGTTGCCGATGCGGCCGAGGAAGACGTCACGGACCGACCCGCCGACCACGGCGAGCTCGTGCCCGTGCCCGGCGAACAACGCGCCGAGCTCATCGGCGATCGGGGCGATCCGCCGGAACAGGTCGATCACGGCTCTCTGCTGACTAACGCTCAGATTTGAGACGGACAAGCTGGGTAGGTCCTTCGGTCACGAAACAGAATCTCCGCGCTGGCCCTGGTGTGACCCGCCCGGGACGAAAACCAAGCGATCACCAGGTGACGGTCGGTCGCAGATCTGTCGGGGGCACCCGGACATGACAAGGAGCACGAGAGATGAAAGACGCCCTCGCGATCCACCGCTGGCTCCTGTCCCACCAGATCCACCATGAGATCGTACGGCTTCCGCGCGCGTTGACGTGCGTCGACGATCTCCCTCACATCCTCCAGGTGGACCCTTCCGCGTGCGTCCGGGTCACGGTCTTCGAGGTCACGACCCGCAGTTCCCGCGCGCCGGTCGCCGTGGTGACCACGGTCGCCCGCCCGCCGCGGCCGGGCGCCGTGGGCGCGGTCCTCGGCGCCAGAAGGGTACGTCCCGCGTCCGCGTTCCTGGTCAATTCGGCCACCGACTACGCGGCCACATCGGTGTCGCCCCTTCTCCTTCCCGAAGATTTGACCGTGCTGATCGACGAGTGCCTGACCGAGCCGGAGACGCCGGACCGGCTCGTCTACACGGCCACCGGCGAGCGGCGTACGGCGCTGCGCCTGCGCGTCCTGGACCTGCTCGGACTCATGCGCGGCAGGTACGCCGACCTCCAGGGCTCCCGCCACCGGACGGTGCGGGTGCCCGGGGCCCGCGAGCCCCGCCCGGCGATGGGGTCGCCGCGGCACGACTCGCCGCCCGCTCTGCTTTAGGCCATACCATTCAGGGCGTGCGCCGAACTCCACCCCTGGCCGGCACGTGACTCGCGGAGCCGCCCTGATCTCCGTCCTGACCGCCGCCTTCCTCCTCGTCCCGGCGGCGGTCGCCGGTGCCGCGCGCACGACGGGGCCACGGGCCGAGCCGGCGGCGGTCGCCGCCAAGGGCCGTCAGGACGCGCAGATCGTGGTGAGCTCCATCACCCCGCAGGTTCCGCGTGACCCGTCCACCCCGGTGAAGATCTCCGGCACCGTGACGAACACGAGCGCCGCGCCGATGTCGTGGGTCTCCATCCACCTGCGGTTCTCGCGCCAGCCCTTCGCCGACCGGGCGTCGATGCAGGCGTTCGCCGACGGCGGGCAGATCCTCGACTCGATCCGGCGCAGCGTGCCGGTGAGCCAGCTCCCGGCCTCGGGCAAGACGCCGTGGGAGTTCACCGTCACCCCGGCCGAGCTGCAGATGTTCCGCTTCGGCGTCTACCCGATCACGATCGTGCTGGCGAACGGCGCCGGCCAGCAGATCGCCGCGCAGCGCGGCTTCCTGCCGTACGCGCCGGGCGACCAGAACGTCGTCCGCACCAAGATCTCCTGGGCGCTGCCCCTGGTCGACCAGCCCCACCGCGGCGACGACGCGACCTTCGTGGACGAGGGCCTGAAGCAGTCGCTCGCCGACAACGGCAGGCTCGGCAAGATCCTCAAGATCGCCGAGACGCCGGCCAAGGGGGTCACCTGGTTCGTCGACCCCGCCCTGCTCGACGACGCCCGCGCCATGTCGCAGGGCTACTCCCTGATGGACCCCAAGGCCACGGCCAAGTCCCTGACCGAGGGCGCGGGCACGTCCAAGAAGCCGGCCGACCAGAACGCGGCGCAGTGGCTGCGGCGGCTCCGCACGGCCCTGACCGACGTCCCCGTCTCGGCCACCCCGTACGCCGACCCCGACGTGGCGGCCGTCAGCCACCAGGGCCTCGACTCGATCACGCGCACGGCCCTGGACACGGGCACCGCCGTCGCCACCGAACTGCTCGGCAAGGACGTCACCACCGACGTGAACTGGCCGGTCGGCGGCGTGATCGACCACGACGGCCTGGACGCCCTGTCGGTCGGCGACGTCCGCACCGTCCTGCTGTCGTCGGCGGCGCTCCCGCCGAACCCGCCCATCGCCCACACCCCCGACGCGGCGGCCGGTCTGGAGACCGTGGACGGCACGGTCGGCGTGGTCATGGCCGACGACGTGCTGAGCCGGCTCCTCACGGCCGACCCCGCCGGCGCCGGCGGGCCCGCGCTGCTCACCCAGCGCTTCCTCGCCGAGACCGTCATGATCGGCGCCGAGCGGCCGCAGGAGGCCCGCACGGTCGTCGCCGCACCGCCCCGGCGCTGGAACCCCGACCCCGCCCTGGTCACGAGCCTGCTCAAGGCCGTCGGGTCCGCCCCGTGGCTGAAGCCGGTCACGCTCGACTCGATCAAGCCGGGCAAGGTCGAGCTCCCCCGCGGCGATCTGGCCTACACCGACAAGGACAAGCAGGCCGAACTCGGCAAGTCCTACCTCTCCGGCGTCAGGAAGCTGAGCAGGCGCGCCGACCTGACGGCCGTCGTCACCGGCGACCGGCGGCGGGTCTTCGACACGGCGCTGCTGCGGCTCGCCTCGGCGGCCTGGCGCGGCCACACCGGCGCGGCCGCGCCGCTGGTCAAGCAGGTCGACGCGGCGGTGACCACGCGCACCAACGCCATCTCGGTGACCACCGGCGAGCAGGAACGCATGCTGGCGGGCAAGAACGGCGTCGTGCCGATCAGCATCCGCAACGACCTCCCGGACCAGGAGGTCACCGTCGGCGTCAAGATCACCTCGGGCGACCGCAAGCTGCTCGCCATCGGCTCCTACGAGTCCCCGGTGACGATCAGCCCCGGCAAGACCCGCCCCATCGACATCCCGCTGATCGCCAACGGCGGCGGCCAGGCGACCATCAAGGTCCAGCTCACCAGCGAGAACGGCGTGCGTTACGGCGCGCCCGTCGAGGTCACCGTGCGCACCACCGGCTACACCGGCATCGCCCTGGTGATCGTCGGCGCCGCCCTGGCCGTCATGCTGGCCGCCGTCACGTTGCGCTTCGTGCGCCGGCGGCAGGCCAGGCGCCCGTCCAACCGGCGCAGGGGCGGGGGCCCGCCGCCCCCGGCCGTCCCGGAACCCGTCCGGCCAGAAGCCGTCCAGCACCGAGAGGGGCCCGCATGAGCCGCATGTTGCGCGCGAGCGCGATCATGGCCGCCGGCACGATGGTCTCCCGGGTAACCGGCTTCGTCCGGACGGCCGTGCTGGCCTCCACGATCGGCGTGCTGGCCCTGGGCGACGCCTACAACGTGGCGTTCATGATCCCGATGATGCTGTTCGACTTCCTCATCGGGGGCGTCCTGAGCAGCGTCGTGGTCCCGATGATCGTCCGGGCGCAGAAGAGCGACGCCGACGGCGGGCGGGCGTACGAGCAGCGGCTGATGACCGTCGCCACCCTCGCGCTGATCGCGATCGCGGCGCTCGGCGTGCTGTTCGCCCCGCTGCTGGTGGACGTCATCACCACGGACATGGACCCGGTGAAGACCGAGGTCACGGTCACGCTGACGCGGTACATCCTCCCCCAGATCGCCTTCTTCGGCATCGGGGCGATCGCCGGCGCCATCCTCAACACCCGCGACCGGTTCGGCGCGCCGATGTGGGCGCCGGTGCTCAACAACATCGTGGTCATCGCGGTCGGCGTGACCTACCACGTCGTCAGCGGCGCGGGCGCGAACATCCGTGAGGTGACGTCCTCCGACCTCGCCCTGCTCGGCCTCGGCACCACCGCGGGCATCGTCGCCCAGTCGATCATCCTCATCATCGCCGTGCACCGGGTCGGGTTCCGGTTCGTGCCGCGGTTCGACCTGCGCAACGCCGGGCTGGGCGAGATCGGCAGGATGGGCGCCTGGACGCTGGCGTTCGTGGCGTTCAACCAGGTCGGCCTCACCATCACGGCCAACCTCGCCACCGGCGCCACCGCCAAGGCGGGCGCCGCGCACGTGGCCGGCATCGCCTCCTACAGCTACGCCTACCAGTTCTTCCAGCTCCCGTACGGCATCGTCGCGGTCTCGGTGATCACGGCGATGCTGCCCCGCATGAGCCGGTACGCCCATGAAGGGCAGTTCGGCGCGATCCGGCAGGAGTTCGTGTCCGGGGTCCGCCTGGTCTCGGCGGCGATCGTGCCCGCGGGGCTGATGCTCATGGTGCTCGGCCCGGCGGTGGCCGTGCTGGTCTTCGCGCACGGCAGCACGTCGGTGGACGACGCGCTGAACATCGGCAACGTGCTGCAGGTGTTCGGGCTCGCGCTGGTGCCCTTCTCGATCTACCAGTTGCTGCTGCGGGTGTTCTACAGCTTCGGCGACACCAGGACCCCCGCGCTGATCGCTCTCGGCAACGTCGTCGTGAACGCCTCGGTGGGGTTCGTCCTCTATCTCACGCTGCCGCCCCACCTCATCGTCATGGGGCTCGCGCTGTCGTTCACGCTCGCCTACGTCATCGGCGGGGTGGTGGCCTGGCGGCTGGCGGCGGCCAAGGTCGTGGGCGGGCTCGGCGGCAGGGACGTCGGCGTGGGCCTGTCGCGCATGTACCTGGCCTCGATCCCGGCGGCCGCCCTGGCGCTGGCCGTCCTGTGGGCCACCAAGCAGTTCGCGGGCATCACTCCCCTGAGCTCGGCGATCATGCTGGCGGTCGGCGGCGGCGCGGGAGCGCTGATCTACCTGTTCACCTCACAGCGGATGCGCATCACCGAGATCACTTCGATCATTGGACTTGTGGCCGGCCGGGTAGGGCGCTAGGCATAGGAACCTGGAAGTCCGGTTCGCCCTTGTTCCAAGGGCAACACGGGCGGGACCCGCTCCGGACTACCATGGTGCCGGTGCGCGGTGGAGACCCGGGCACGGGCCGGCTACAGGGAGCAGGAGGGGCGTGGGGGTTTTCGCACGGACATCACCCACGGCCGAGGAGAGGAACGCCGTATGAGCG containing:
- a CDS encoding CCA tRNA nucleotidyltransferase, producing MSVSNLSVSQQRAVIDLFRRIAPIADELGALFAGHGHELAVVGGSVRDVFLGRIGNDLDLTTDARPERVLEIVGDWADSIWTIGIDFGTVGVRKGGWLLEITTYRSEAYDAKSRKPEVAYGDTLESDLARRDFAVNAMAVRLPGHEFVDPHGGLADLGAKVLRTPGTPEQSFDDDPLRMLRAARFASQLGFTVDPAAVAAMTAMAGRIEIVSAERIRDELDKLICGAGPREGLGLLVDTGLAAHVLPELPKLRLEIDEHHRHKDVYEHSLIVLEQAIAQEAAGPDRVLRWAALLHDIGKPKTRRYEEAGRVSFHHHEVVGAQMAKKRLTELRFPKDVVADVARLVELHLRFHGYGTGEWTDSAVRRYVRDGGHLLDRLHKLTRADCTTRNRRKAQALSRTYDELERRIARLADEEELAKMRPELDGNEIQEALGIGPGPVVGKAWKFLLDLRLDKGVLGKDAAREALLEWAREQGLTG
- a CDS encoding aminoacyl-tRNA deacylase, encoding MKDALAIHRWLLSHQIHHEIVRLPRALTCVDDLPHILQVDPSACVRVTVFEVTTRSSRAPVAVVTTVARPPRPGAVGAVLGARRVRPASAFLVNSATDYAATSVSPLLLPEDLTVLIDECLTEPETPDRLVYTATGERRTALRLRVLDLLGLMRGRYADLQGSRHRTVRVPGAREPRPAMGSPRHDSPPALL
- a CDS encoding DUF6049 family protein — translated: MTRGAALISVLTAAFLLVPAAVAGAARTTGPRAEPAAVAAKGRQDAQIVVSSITPQVPRDPSTPVKISGTVTNTSAAPMSWVSIHLRFSRQPFADRASMQAFADGGQILDSIRRSVPVSQLPASGKTPWEFTVTPAELQMFRFGVYPITIVLANGAGQQIAAQRGFLPYAPGDQNVVRTKISWALPLVDQPHRGDDATFVDEGLKQSLADNGRLGKILKIAETPAKGVTWFVDPALLDDARAMSQGYSLMDPKATAKSLTEGAGTSKKPADQNAAQWLRRLRTALTDVPVSATPYADPDVAAVSHQGLDSITRTALDTGTAVATELLGKDVTTDVNWPVGGVIDHDGLDALSVGDVRTVLLSSAALPPNPPIAHTPDAAAGLETVDGTVGVVMADDVLSRLLTADPAGAGGPALLTQRFLAETVMIGAERPQEARTVVAAPPRRWNPDPALVTSLLKAVGSAPWLKPVTLDSIKPGKVELPRGDLAYTDKDKQAELGKSYLSGVRKLSRRADLTAVVTGDRRRVFDTALLRLASAAWRGHTGAAAPLVKQVDAAVTTRTNAISVTTGEQERMLAGKNGVVPISIRNDLPDQEVTVGVKITSGDRKLLAIGSYESPVTISPGKTRPIDIPLIANGGGQATIKVQLTSENGVRYGAPVEVTVRTTGYTGIALVIVGAALAVMLAAVTLRFVRRRQARRPSNRRRGGGPPPPAVPEPVRPEAVQHREGPA
- the murJ gene encoding murein biosynthesis integral membrane protein MurJ produces the protein MSRMLRASAIMAAGTMVSRVTGFVRTAVLASTIGVLALGDAYNVAFMIPMMLFDFLIGGVLSSVVVPMIVRAQKSDADGGRAYEQRLMTVATLALIAIAALGVLFAPLLVDVITTDMDPVKTEVTVTLTRYILPQIAFFGIGAIAGAILNTRDRFGAPMWAPVLNNIVVIAVGVTYHVVSGAGANIREVTSSDLALLGLGTTAGIVAQSIILIIAVHRVGFRFVPRFDLRNAGLGEIGRMGAWTLAFVAFNQVGLTITANLATGATAKAGAAHVAGIASYSYAYQFFQLPYGIVAVSVITAMLPRMSRYAHEGQFGAIRQEFVSGVRLVSAAIVPAGLMLMVLGPAVAVLVFAHGSTSVDDALNIGNVLQVFGLALVPFSIYQLLLRVFYSFGDTRTPALIALGNVVVNASVGFVLYLTLPPHLIVMGLALSFTLAYVIGGVVAWRLAAAKVVGGLGGRDVGVGLSRMYLASIPAAALALAVLWATKQFAGITPLSSAIMLAVGGGAGALIYLFTSQRMRITEITSIIGLVAGRVGR